A region from the Methanolacinia paynteri genome encodes:
- a CDS encoding NusA-like transcription termination signal-binding factor, with amino-acid sequence MSEIVLNERALQLMKSFEDITGAGSRDCVVDEKNERLIFVINPGDMGRAIGKSGVSIKKASDELGKKIEVVEFSNDPVQFIKNCFLPARVISVDIRENAEGEFEAFVDVEEEDMGIAIGKGGKNIFKANKLAERQHDIANVQIITNAEDEEAGDLA; translated from the coding sequence ATGTCAGAGATTGTACTCAATGAAAGGGCACTTCAGCTGATGAAGAGCTTCGAAGACATCACAGGTGCGGGAAGCCGCGACTGTGTTGTCGACGAAAAGAACGAGCGCTTAATCTTCGTTATCAATCCCGGTGACATGGGCCGTGCAATCGGCAAGAGCGGTGTCAGCATCAAGAAGGCATCCGATGAGCTGGGAAAGAAGATCGAGGTAGTCGAATTTTCGAACGACCCCGTTCAGTTCATCAAGAACTGCTTCCTTCCTGCAAGGGTTATCTCCGTCGACATAAGGGAGAACGCGGAAGGAGAGTTCGAGGCATTTGTTGATGTGGAAGAGGAGGATATGGGTATCGCCATCGGAAAAGGGGGAAAGAATATCTTCAAGGCGAACAAGCTTGCCGAAAGGCAGCACGACATAGCCAACGTCCAGATTATTACGAATGCAGAAGATGAAGAAGCCGGGGATCTGGCTTAA
- a CDS encoding DNA-directed RNA polymerase subunit A', which translates to MASPKRVGKIEFGLLSPKDIRKMSVRKIIWADTYDDDGFPYPQGLMDLHLGVIDPGLRCKTCGNRASDCPGHFGHIELAKPVIHVGYTRLIRKLLRVSCRECGRLLLSEDEIHKVLGPEDERNEDVISEKDIKKERVCPYCGEQQLKINFEKPTTFSEVMTDENGRKIDHKLTPADIRARLEKIPDEDLRLLGINPEVARPEWTCLTVLPVPPVTMRPSIILENGQRSEDDLTHKLVDIIRINQRFKENQDAGAPQLIIEDLWELLQYHVTTYLDNEVAGCPPARHRSGRPLKTISQRLKGKDGRFRGSLSGKRVNFSARTVISPDPNLSIGQVGIPLAVANEMSVPIRVTPFNIEEIREMVLTGPVRPDVNSPCGANYAIRPDGRRVRLSDMTRENIAEMLEPGWTVDRQLRNDDIVLFNRQPSLHRMSIMAHRVVLMDGKTFRLNPAVCPPYNADFDGDEMNLHVPQTEEARAEAFMLASVAENILSPRFGGPIIGGIHDHISGIFILTHQVKWFDKKGVLYLLRASTPEHLPAPGKVENGIEYWSNKQVFSMILPDNLNMVYKASSCINCDTCKKEDCERDAYVKIIDGELICGVIDKESIGAFKGKILQRIIRQVSLDRGRQFVDDVTKLSIRGIMYDGFSFGIDDEDLSKIEYGQIDEVLNEAEDDVERRIRIYEEGQLEPMPGRTLEETLEMQIMQVLGKARDRTGDIAGRHLGLSNSAVVMAVSGARGSMLNLTQMAGCIGQQAVRGERITRGYEGRTLPHFKKGDRGAPAHGFVRNSYKSGLTPTEFFFHAIGGREGLVDTAVRTSQSGYLQRRMINALQDLKVGYDGTVRTSGGRIIQFRYGEDSTDPAKSSMGDPVDVKGIVESVMREEV; encoded by the coding sequence ATGGCAAGTCCAAAAAGAGTAGGAAAAATAGAGTTCGGGTTACTTTCTCCGAAAGATATCCGCAAGATGAGTGTCAGGAAGATCATCTGGGCGGATACCTATGACGACGATGGTTTCCCCTACCCCCAGGGTCTGATGGATCTCCACCTCGGTGTAATTGATCCGGGTCTGAGATGCAAGACCTGCGGAAACCGTGCAAGCGATTGTCCGGGCCACTTCGGCCATATCGAGCTTGCGAAACCGGTTATCCATGTAGGATATACGAGACTTATCAGGAAGCTCTTAAGGGTCTCCTGCCGTGAGTGCGGCAGACTGCTTTTGAGCGAGGATGAGATCCACAAGGTTCTCGGTCCGGAAGACGAGAGAAACGAGGACGTTATCTCTGAAAAGGATATCAAGAAGGAACGTGTCTGCCCTTACTGCGGCGAACAGCAGCTCAAGATCAACTTCGAGAAGCCTACGACATTCTCCGAGGTCATGACCGACGAGAACGGAAGGAAGATCGATCACAAGCTGACACCTGCCGATATTCGTGCAAGGCTTGAGAAGATACCCGACGAGGATCTCAGGCTTCTCGGAATCAACCCCGAGGTCGCAAGGCCCGAGTGGACATGCCTGACCGTTCTCCCGGTTCCGCCTGTCACAATGAGGCCTTCCATCATCCTTGAAAACGGACAGAGGTCGGAGGACGACCTTACCCACAAGCTCGTCGATATCATCCGTATCAACCAGAGATTCAAGGAGAACCAGGATGCCGGAGCCCCGCAGCTCATTATCGAGGACCTGTGGGAACTTCTCCAGTATCACGTCACGACCTATCTCGACAACGAGGTAGCCGGCTGTCCTCCCGCCCGCCACAGGAGCGGAAGGCCGCTGAAGACTATTTCCCAGCGTCTTAAAGGAAAGGACGGGCGTTTCCGTGGTTCACTGTCAGGAAAGCGTGTGAACTTCTCGGCCCGTACAGTCATCTCGCCTGATCCCAACCTGTCCATCGGGCAGGTAGGAATCCCGCTTGCGGTTGCAAACGAGATGAGTGTCCCGATCAGGGTCACACCGTTCAATATCGAAGAGATCAGGGAGATGGTCCTGACCGGTCCGGTAAGACCTGATGTCAATTCCCCATGCGGTGCGAATTATGCCATCAGGCCGGACGGAAGGCGTGTACGTCTCTCCGATATGACCCGCGAGAACATCGCCGAGATGCTCGAGCCCGGGTGGACTGTCGACAGGCAGCTCAGGAACGACGATATCGTACTGTTCAACCGTCAGCCGTCGCTTCACAGGATGAGTATCATGGCCCACCGTGTCGTGCTGATGGACGGAAAGACATTCAGGCTGAACCCTGCGGTCTGTCCTCCGTATAACGCTGACTTCGACGGTGATGAGATGAACCTTCACGTTCCACAGACAGAAGAGGCCCGTGCAGAGGCCTTCATGCTTGCAAGCGTTGCGGAGAACATTCTCTCCCCGAGGTTCGGCGGTCCGATTATCGGCGGTATCCACGATCACATTTCGGGTATCTTCATCCTGACCCACCAGGTCAAGTGGTTCGACAAGAAAGGTGTCCTGTACCTTCTCAGGGCGAGCACCCCCGAACATCTCCCAGCACCTGGTAAAGTGGAGAACGGTATCGAATACTGGTCCAACAAGCAGGTGTTCTCGATGATCCTGCCTGATAACCTGAACATGGTTTATAAGGCAAGCTCCTGTATCAACTGCGATACATGCAAGAAAGAGGACTGCGAGAGGGATGCATACGTAAAGATCATAGACGGCGAGCTGATATGCGGTGTAATCGACAAGGAATCCATCGGTGCATTCAAAGGAAAGATCCTCCAGAGGATCATCAGGCAGGTAAGTCTTGACAGGGGCAGGCAGTTTGTCGACGATGTCACGAAACTGTCGATCCGCGGAATCATGTATGACGGTTTCTCGTTCGGTATCGATGACGAAGACCTGAGCAAGATCGAGTACGGCCAGATCGACGAAGTTCTCAACGAAGCCGAAGATGACGTCGAACGCCGTATCCGGATCTATGAAGAGGGTCAGCTTGAACCGATGCCCGGAAGGACTCTTGAAGAGACTCTCGAGATGCAGATCATGCAGGTTCTCGGAAAGGCCCGTGATCGCACTGGAGACATTGCGGGACGCCACCTTGGTCTGTCCAACAGTGCCGTGGTAATGGCGGTAAGTGGTGCCCGTGGTTCTATGCTTAACCTGACGCAGATGGCCGGTTGTATCGGTCAGCAGGCTGTTCGTGGTGAGCGTATCACCCGTGGTTACGAGGGCAGAACGCTGCCGCACTTCAAGAAGGGCGACAGGGGTGCTCCGGCTCACGGTTTTGTCAGGAACAGTTATAAGAGCGGCCTGACTCCAACCGAGTTCTTCTTCCACGCTATCGGTGGCCGTGAAGGTCTTGTCGATACTGCGGTTCGTACGTCACAGAGCGGTTACCTGCAGAGGCGTATGATCAACGCTCTCCAGGACTTAAAAGTCGGCTACGACGGAACCGTAAGGACATCCGGAGGACGTATCATCCAGTTCAGGTACGGTGAAGACTCGACCGATCCTGCAAAGAGCAGTATGGGCGATCCCGTGGATGTAAAGGGAATTGTCGAGAGTGTCATGCGGGAGGAGGTGTAA
- a CDS encoding 50S ribosomal protein L30e, whose amino-acid sequence MDFETSLRRAIKSGKVIFGQNETKNSVESGNSKMVIIAGNCPEEFRNYLSEKDIFVYKSNDSSVQLGKTSGNPFMVSALSIEDAGESDILTLKKE is encoded by the coding sequence ATGGATTTTGAAACATCGCTCAGACGCGCAATTAAATCCGGAAAAGTAATTTTCGGTCAAAATGAAACCAAAAACTCCGTAGAGAGTGGAAACTCAAAGATGGTAATTATCGCAGGCAACTGCCCTGAAGAGTTTAGGAATTATCTTTCGGAAAAGGATATCTTCGTATACAAATCAAATGATTCCAGCGTTCAGCTCGGAAAAACATCAGGCAATCCGTTCATGGTAAGTGCTCTTTCAATCGAGGATGCGGGGGAATCCGACATCCTTACTCTTAAGAAGGAATAA
- a CDS encoding cation:proton antiporter — MPESVILSEEGIIILLLAIAIVMSIILRRVKFPYTIGLFIIGFVLAYFIAPNVSFLSPISGYVPNSDLILYIFLPPLIFESAIALNSRLLFKNIVPVLVMAIAGLVISVFVIGLLLSYLTPVPLIYLLVFGALISATDPVAVIALFKDLGVPKRLFTLVEGESLLNDASAIVTFNIIMGIVALQAYSGGASSIEEISVFFTYSLLVSFAGGIFIGSIMAFAIYGTIRASPDHPHLHQTVSLVIAYSAFLVSEAVFDLSGVVAVVAAGIIVNRMTSRRLGPAVREDLYKFWEYIGFLANSMIFLLVGITITSLGEPLIFSWDFVALAGAVIVAVVVARAVSVYGLYSVTNIIERDRPVSRSYQTVIFWGGLRGAVCLALVLSLPKEFPYRDMIAAFTVVVVVFTIIVQGTTTGPLIRFFKLQRPDNVLEFERLWLSVRSANESRKALLGMKDKGYIPAETLDSASSEYDTAVKALREKFADFWRDCPGGDSIRELFWIKAIEHEQECYRRMYDAGLVSPGVLDRLLYDADTRVDKIQSEGIYPSGTRYYSPVLQIGARFKKGISPLFGKLRTRERKEELVDELFLMYAVSVSASETRDWVLDVADETGSGRTIIDPVVEEYGRMHESAKAGFRSLAESSPEAVNSFYDYLVSGIAISGAKKMLFDMKEEGFFDEKDIEAEISRLRKEESRAREKVKEF; from the coding sequence ATGCCCGAATCCGTCATTCTCAGTGAAGAAGGAATCATCATTCTTCTCCTGGCAATTGCCATAGTCATGTCGATAATACTCAGGAGAGTTAAATTTCCTTACACTATCGGTCTTTTCATAATCGGGTTTGTCCTGGCTTATTTTATTGCACCCAATGTCAGTTTTTTATCTCCTATCTCGGGCTACGTTCCGAACAGTGACTTAATCTTGTATATTTTTCTGCCTCCCCTGATCTTCGAATCGGCGATAGCACTAAATTCACGGCTCCTTTTTAAGAACATCGTTCCCGTTCTGGTAATGGCGATAGCGGGACTGGTAATATCGGTGTTTGTCATCGGCCTTCTTTTATCATACCTGACCCCAGTTCCGCTGATTTATCTTCTAGTTTTCGGGGCTTTGATATCCGCTACCGATCCCGTCGCGGTAATTGCACTTTTTAAGGATCTGGGCGTTCCGAAAAGGCTCTTCACGCTTGTCGAAGGAGAAAGCCTCCTTAATGATGCGTCTGCAATTGTGACATTCAATATTATCATGGGGATTGTCGCACTCCAGGCATATTCCGGGGGTGCATCTTCAATAGAGGAAATATCGGTTTTCTTTACATACTCTCTACTTGTTTCCTTTGCCGGCGGTATTTTCATCGGGTCGATCATGGCTTTTGCAATATACGGGACGATCAGGGCGTCTCCGGATCATCCCCACCTCCATCAGACCGTCTCGCTCGTGATAGCATATTCGGCTTTTCTGGTATCTGAAGCGGTTTTTGATCTTTCAGGAGTAGTGGCGGTTGTAGCCGCAGGAATTATTGTCAACAGGATGACTTCCAGGAGGCTCGGCCCCGCTGTCCGTGAGGACCTGTATAAATTCTGGGAGTATATCGGATTTCTGGCAAACAGCATGATATTCCTTCTTGTCGGAATAACTATTACCAGTCTTGGTGAACCGTTAATATTTTCATGGGATTTTGTAGCTCTGGCAGGAGCCGTAATCGTTGCAGTAGTTGTTGCACGGGCGGTGTCGGTCTATGGTCTTTATTCGGTTACAAATATTATCGAGAGAGACAGGCCCGTGTCACGGTCATACCAGACTGTAATCTTCTGGGGCGGCCTGAGGGGTGCGGTATGTCTTGCGCTTGTACTTTCGCTTCCGAAGGAATTTCCGTATCGCGATATGATAGCGGCATTCACCGTTGTCGTAGTCGTCTTTACAATTATTGTCCAGGGAACGACCACAGGCCCTCTTATCAGGTTTTTTAAGCTGCAAAGGCCCGACAACGTCCTTGAGTTCGAGAGGCTGTGGCTTTCGGTCAGGTCGGCGAATGAGAGCAGAAAGGCGCTTTTAGGGATGAAGGATAAAGGATACATTCCGGCTGAAACTCTTGATAGTGCATCCTCGGAGTATGATACCGCCGTTAAAGCCCTCAGGGAAAAGTTTGCAGATTTCTGGAGGGACTGCCCCGGCGGTGATTCAATTCGTGAACTCTTCTGGATAAAGGCGATCGAGCATGAACAGGAGTGCTACCGCCGTATGTATGATGCGGGACTTGTATCCCCGGGCGTGCTCGACCGTCTCCTGTATGACGCCGATACACGCGTGGACAAGATCCAGTCCGAAGGGATCTATCCTTCAGGCACCAGGTATTATTCTCCTGTATTGCAGATTGGTGCACGTTTTAAAAAGGGCATTTCACCTTTATTCGGCAAGTTGCGCACGAGGGAGCGGAAGGAAGAACTGGTCGACGAACTTTTCCTGATGTATGCCGTATCTGTTTCCGCTTCCGAAACCCGCGACTGGGTCCTTGATGTTGCCGATGAAACGGGTTCCGGAAGAACAATCATCGATCCTGTTGTCGAGGAGTACGGGAGGATGCATGAATCCGCAAAGGCGGGCTTCCGGTCACTTGCAGAGTCCTCCCCTGAAGCGGTTAATTCATTTTATGATTATCTTGTATCGGGGATCGCGATTTCGGGTGCGAAGAAGATGCTTTTCGATATGAAAGAGGAAGGGTTTTTTGATGAAAAGGATATTGAAGCCGAGATATCACGTCTCAGGAAAGAAGAGTCCCGTGCCCGGGAAAAAGTCAAAGAGTTCTGA
- the rpoA2 gene encoding DNA-directed RNA polymerase subunit A'' translates to MDAKFEKKIDAADLPVKTKNDLIKFLSENDFSENQFNEIMNRIFEEYGKTRIEPCEAVGIIAAQSIGEPGTQMTMRTFHYAGVAEINVTLGLPRLIEIMDARKSPSTPTMTIFLEEGYSDNRDRAREVSWQIEAAHLHEFGDIKTDMVEMVVEVVLNKDVCKKRKISVEEIMDRAPKKIRDRAHYRDFDSEADPEHLKITFLPKDPESYQNLFTLAEYVRNVIVQGIDDIERVVVRKENGEYILYTEGSNLKGVFEVDGVDTTRTRTNNIAEISEVLGIEAGRNAIIDEALSTLREQGIEVDVRHIMLVADMMCMEGEVKQIGRHGIAGEKESVLSRAAFEVTVNHLLDAAVANEEDILEGVTENVIVGQPIQLGTGDVKLIANRSS, encoded by the coding sequence ATGGATGCCAAATTCGAGAAAAAGATTGATGCAGCTGATCTTCCTGTAAAGACCAAAAACGATCTTATAAAGTTCCTGTCGGAGAATGACTTCTCCGAGAACCAGTTCAATGAGATAATGAACAGGATCTTTGAAGAGTACGGTAAAACACGTATCGAACCCTGTGAGGCTGTCGGTATCATCGCGGCACAGTCGATTGGAGAGCCGGGTACACAGATGACGATGCGTACTTTCCACTACGCGGGTGTGGCTGAAATCAACGTAACCCTCGGTCTTCCGAGGCTTATCGAGATCATGGATGCGAGGAAGTCTCCTAGCACTCCGACGATGACCATCTTCCTTGAAGAGGGTTACTCGGACAACCGTGACCGTGCCCGTGAAGTAAGCTGGCAGATCGAAGCCGCACACCTGCACGAATTCGGCGACATCAAGACCGATATGGTCGAGATGGTTGTCGAGGTCGTGCTCAATAAGGACGTCTGCAAAAAGAGGAAAATATCTGTCGAAGAGATCATGGACAGGGCTCCGAAAAAGATTCGCGATCGTGCACATTACCGCGATTTCGATTCAGAGGCCGACCCCGAGCATCTTAAGATTACCTTCCTACCGAAGGACCCGGAGAGTTACCAGAACCTCTTCACCCTTGCGGAGTACGTAAGAAACGTAATCGTCCAGGGTATCGACGATATAGAGCGTGTTGTCGTCAGAAAGGAAAACGGAGAGTATATTCTTTATACTGAAGGCTCCAACCTTAAAGGTGTATTTGAGGTCGATGGCGTAGATACTACCCGTACCCGAACAAACAACATCGCTGAAATATCGGAAGTTCTCGGTATTGAAGCAGGCAGAAATGCAATTATCGATGAGGCCCTGAGCACACTGCGTGAACAGGGTATCGAGGTCGATGTCCGTCATATAATGCTTGTTGCGGATATGATGTGCATGGAAGGTGAAGTCAAGCAGATCGGTCGTCATGGTATTGCCGGGGAGAAAGAGAGTGTGCTTTCACGTGCAGCTTTCGAGGTTACGGTAAACCATCTTCTGGATGCTGCGGTGGCGAATGAAGAGGACATCCTTGAGGGTGTCACTGAAAATGTCATTGTGGGACAGCCGATCCAGCTTGGAACAGGTGATGTGAAGCTGATTGCAAACAGATCATCATAA
- a CDS encoding glutamate synthase-related protein has product MTFYRCNICNVFEYNPKRGDSITGIKPGTDPGEFPEDWRCPICHSNRTHLKEIETHRQPSQTMQIFTCPVCGAKSEISLTEITGPEKSGYLEKWERKTDNIERDMELIHKISASGEPVTEPMRTKKSVPSWDDIIIAGAQLAKIPLNKDEDVKTATVIGPNAKYPLVIETPVYVTHMSFGALSREMKIALAKGSAAVKTAIGSGEGGILEDERKEAYRYIFEYVPNRYSVSVENLRSADAIEIKIGQSTKPGMGGELPAEKVTEEIAAIRGFPEGKDIISPASFGDIRNRDDLREKVEWLRETSGGRPIGIKIAAGNIEADMEAAVYANPDFITIDGRPGGTGAADVIIKDATSVPTIFALHRARRYLDENGRGDISLVITGGLRLASDFAKAIAMGADAVAIGTAALMAAACQQYRVCNTGECPVGVTTQNPDLRKRLRVDISAKKLENFLKVSTEELKDFARLTGNDDIHDLSIEDLYTTSSEISGNTLIRHV; this is encoded by the coding sequence ATGACTTTTTATCGCTGCAATATATGCAATGTTTTTGAATACAACCCAAAAAGAGGGGATTCTATTACAGGAATAAAGCCGGGCACAGACCCCGGGGAATTCCCGGAAGACTGGAGATGCCCGATCTGCCATTCAAACAGGACGCATCTTAAAGAGATCGAAACTCACAGGCAGCCTTCACAGACCATGCAGATCTTCACATGTCCGGTCTGCGGTGCAAAGAGCGAGATCAGTCTGACGGAGATAACAGGGCCTGAAAAATCAGGATATCTTGAGAAATGGGAACGGAAGACCGACAATATCGAAAGAGACATGGAGCTCATTCATAAGATCTCGGCATCGGGAGAACCTGTAACAGAGCCGATGAGAACAAAAAAGAGCGTTCCGTCATGGGACGACATCATAATCGCGGGAGCCCAGCTTGCAAAGATTCCCCTGAATAAGGATGAGGATGTAAAGACTGCAACCGTAATAGGGCCCAATGCAAAATATCCCCTGGTAATCGAGACACCAGTATATGTAACTCATATGTCGTTTGGAGCCCTTTCACGGGAGATGAAGATCGCTCTTGCAAAGGGAAGTGCGGCAGTTAAAACTGCAATCGGCTCGGGCGAAGGAGGAATCCTTGAAGACGAACGAAAGGAGGCATACAGGTACATCTTCGAATACGTCCCCAACCGTTACAGCGTCAGCGTGGAAAATCTCAGGTCCGCTGATGCAATCGAGATAAAGATAGGCCAGTCGACAAAGCCCGGAATGGGTGGAGAGCTTCCGGCCGAAAAGGTTACCGAAGAGATCGCCGCAATAAGAGGTTTTCCCGAAGGAAAGGACATCATAAGTCCCGCCTCCTTCGGCGACATCAGGAACAGGGACGACCTGAGGGAGAAAGTCGAATGGCTCAGGGAGACGTCGGGGGGAAGACCGATTGGAATAAAAATTGCCGCAGGAAATATCGAAGCCGACATGGAGGCCGCCGTATACGCAAATCCCGACTTCATAACAATTGACGGAAGACCCGGCGGGACAGGAGCCGCGGACGTGATCATCAAGGACGCAACATCGGTTCCCACAATATTCGCCCTTCACAGGGCCAGGAGATATCTTGATGAAAACGGAAGAGGCGACATCTCCCTGGTGATCACAGGAGGACTGAGACTTGCATCCGATTTCGCCAAAGCGATAGCCATGGGTGCAGACGCCGTCGCAATAGGAACCGCCGCCCTCATGGCCGCAGCCTGCCAGCAGTACAGGGTCTGCAACACAGGCGAATGTCCCGTGGGAGTTACGACACAGAATCCCGATCTCAGGAAAAGGCTAAGGGTTGATATATCCGCAAAAAAACTCGAAAACTTCCTAAAGGTATCGACAGAAGAGCTGAAGGATTTTGCAAGACTTACAGGCAACGACGATATACACGATCTCTCGATTGAGGATCTCTATACTACAAGTTCTGAAATTTCAGGGAATACCCTGATAAGGCACGTATAA
- a CDS encoding pyrroline-5-carboxylate reductase family protein, with protein sequence MSRIGIIGTGSMGSMLTRKFIESGKVSPGDVFIYNRTPEKMNDLVNNYGAIGCAGNGEVAARSDIIFLCVGPAEVKDVLPEIRPFLDEKKIVVSIASDVSLKKLSELSGVNVVRIIPSITSEYGAGVSVLVFGEGVPESAREEILSLFGSISRPYVTTEDRISLLSDLTSSSPAIMASIMQQYALAAVWRGGISEEDAEFLVRETFIGTAKLLSGMDYDFSSLISGVATEGGITAEGLDVIEKEIPEVFDNVLSRMSEKHLRVEKSSR encoded by the coding sequence ATGTCTCGTATCGGAATAATCGGAACCGGCAGCATGGGGAGTATGCTTACACGCAAATTTATCGAATCGGGGAAAGTTTCTCCCGGCGATGTTTTTATTTACAACAGGACGCCGGAAAAGATGAACGATCTGGTAAATAATTACGGGGCAATCGGGTGTGCCGGAAACGGAGAGGTCGCCGCGAGATCGGATATCATATTTCTCTGTGTCGGGCCTGCCGAAGTAAAGGATGTCCTTCCTGAAATCCGGCCTTTTCTTGATGAGAAAAAAATTGTTGTCTCGATTGCATCGGATGTCTCGTTAAAGAAACTCTCGGAATTGTCGGGTGTTAATGTCGTGAGGATTATTCCGAGCATCACTTCGGAATACGGGGCAGGGGTATCTGTTCTTGTATTCGGGGAAGGAGTGCCGGAGTCCGCCAGGGAAGAAATATTATCACTCTTCGGTTCGATAAGCAGGCCTTATGTGACGACTGAAGACAGGATCTCATTGTTGTCGGATCTTACGAGCAGTTCACCGGCGATAATGGCCTCGATCATGCAGCAGTATGCCCTTGCCGCGGTCTGGAGAGGTGGGATATCAGAAGAAGATGCAGAATTCCTGGTCCGGGAGACATTTATCGGAACTGCAAAACTGTTGTCGGGGATGGATTATGATTTCAGTTCCCTTATATCGGGGGTAGCTACGGAAGGTGGTATCACCGCCGAAGGTCTGGATGTCATAGAAAAGGAGATCCCTGAAGTTTTCGACAACGTCCTTTCGAGGATGTCTGAAAAGCATCTTCGTGTTGAAAAGAGTTCCAGGTAA
- a CDS encoding HEAT repeat domain-containing protein yields MQNPTDHPSEKISPDEDTEKKRQENIRKLIGYLRSNDLTFRWKAAEILGDMRAKEAVEPLIEALSDEYVDVSWIAAKSLGKIGDKRATLPLIRCLESEEQWLRKGAAIGLGMLGDKRAVKPLIKLLDDEKTKVRIEAVIALKKINDERATGPVIEKLKDPQKKVRVEAIDALAVLDGEEAVEALKNHPSDPEIKDKISGAIEILEKKNNNKK; encoded by the coding sequence ATGCAGAATCCCACAGACCATCCTTCAGAAAAAATCTCTCCTGATGAAGATACCGAAAAGAAAAGGCAGGAAAATATCCGGAAGCTCATAGGCTACCTGAGGAGCAACGATCTCACCTTCAGGTGGAAAGCCGCGGAGATACTTGGGGATATGCGTGCAAAGGAGGCGGTTGAACCGTTAATCGAAGCGCTTTCGGACGAATATGTCGACGTAAGCTGGATCGCGGCCAAATCACTGGGAAAGATCGGGGATAAAAGAGCGACTCTGCCGCTGATAAGATGCCTTGAAAGCGAGGAGCAGTGGCTGCGAAAAGGTGCCGCAATCGGTTTGGGCATGCTCGGGGATAAAAGAGCAGTCAAGCCGCTGATAAAACTCCTCGACGATGAAAAGACCAAAGTCAGGATCGAGGCCGTAATAGCCCTCAAAAAGATCAATGACGAACGGGCGACAGGCCCTGTAATTGAAAAATTAAAAGATCCGCAAAAAAAAGTTCGGGTGGAGGCAATCGACGCACTCGCCGTACTCGATGGTGAAGAGGCTGTAGAGGCCTTAAAAAATCATCCTTCGGATCCGGAGATAAAAGACAAAATATCAGGAGCAATCGAAATCCTCGAAAAGAAGAACAACAATAAAAAATAA